The genomic window TCCGCAGGAACTGCTTGAGGTAGATGATCCTGATCTATTACTGCACGGAAAGATGGCATCGCGCATCAATGCGCAACGGAGGCGGCGTGGACTGGCGCCACTGGAGGAAAGTGCCTCGGCGATGCCCGAATTCGCGTCGCTGATTTTCCACAGTCTCGCGGCGCGCTATGCAGAGGTCTTACGCAACGCAGCCGAGTTCAGCGGAAAGAAGCTCCATCGGCTTGCCGTGGTAGGTGGTGGTAGCCAGAACCAGTTCCTAAATCGCCTGACGAGCCAGGCCACCGGCCTTGATCTGGTCTGTGGCGTGGCAGAGAGTTCGACTGTCGGTAACTTTGCCGTGCAGATTGCAGCGCTGGAAGGGGCGGCGCAATCGCGAGAGCGCCTCGCATACTGGTCCGGCCTGCTGACTGGCATGAGAGAATGCTGACGTTCGCTGTATACTTACGCTTTCATCCTTGCCCTTTGGGAGGCGTGGTTCAATTTGGCCCAGCAAAAGATCAAGCGGCTCTATCTTATCCCGATTCTGTCCAAAGCGCTCGACATTCTGGAGCTCCTTGAAGAAGAAAAGCGGCCCATTACGCTGGAGGCCATTTACCAGCGCTCGCACATCTCCAAAACAAGCGTCTATCGTATCCTGAAAACTTTTGTGCATCGCGGGTATGTGGCCCAGTCCGCAGACGGGTCATATCGTTTGGTTTCCCGCCCCAAAAAAATGCGGTTCGGCTTTGCAGGACAGAGCGCGGAGATGCCGTTTTCAGAGGCGGTGACCAGCAGCCTGCGAGCAGCCGCAGCCGCGTCTGGAGTAGAACTGCTGGTCCGCGACAACCGCTATGACGCAGAAACCGCCATCAAAAACGCACGGGAGTTTGTGGCCGAAGGCGTAGACCTGGTGATTGAATTCCAGATTGAGGAGCACGTCGCACCGACCATCGCGCACATTATTTCGCGTGCGGGGATTCCGCTGATAGCCATTGATATCCCGCATCCTCATGCCTGTTATTTCGGAGTAGACAATTTTCAGGTCGGCTACGAGGCTGGAGAGCTGCTGGCGCAGCACGCCATCTCGAAGTGGAAGAGAAAGGTGGACTGGGTAATTGGTCTGGATATTGCCGAGGCGGGTGGCTTTGTGCAGAGCCGCATCACGGGCGCATTTGAAGGCATCCGCTCGCTCTTGCCGGACCTACCGCAGGAAGCGCTCATCCGCCTGGATGGCCGCGGGATGCGCGAGACCAGTGCCCGTGTGGTGGCTGATTTCTTCCGACGTCATCAGCGCGCGGACCGCATTTTGATAGCCGCGGCCACCGACACCAGCGCCCTGGGAGCTTTGCAGGCCACACTGGATGCACAGCGAGAAAAGAACGTGGCCATTGTTGGACAGGACTGTATCCCGGAGGTGCTGGAAGAGATGAAAAAGCCGCAGAGCCCCATCATCGCTTCTGTCTCGCATGAAGCCCATACCTATGGCCCGCGGCTGATTCAGTTGGGTATCGCTATCCTGCGCGGACACACCGTGCCGCCCTACAATTGGGTCCAGCATCGGATGGTTACGGCGAAGATGGTGCAGGAGCAGCAGGACTGAATGTTTTAAAGAGATCCAGGCTCCACCAGCCGGTAACCCGCTGGGACTGAAAATTTTGCATCATCAATGGGTGCGGTTGAAAAACCACCACTCTGTGTCTGCATTTCCATAAGCACATTCGCTGTCTGCGCCTGCGGCTGGGCCGTCTGCGTGTCCGCCGGAGCCGTATTGTCCTGAGGTGGCTGCTTTCTACGCCCGAAGCCGCCGAGTCCAAACCCGCCCAGGCGGCTGCTGAGCGCGGAAGCAGCCGATTGCTTCGCAACATCACCCGCAGAAGGCGTTTCCGGGGCAGAGGAAGCGGGCAGAGGGGCCTCACTGGCTGCCGGCAAAGGGTCACCATTTGCGGTAGCGCCCACACGCAGGACCTGCAGGATGGGAATGCCCTTCATCTTCGAGACTTCCTTCACCATATCGGACATTCCCTGCGACATGGCCGGTTGCATGGCTGCCATTTCAGCGGAAATACCACTTCCGCTGAAGACTGTTCCCATCTTGGCTGCAAATCGCTGATAGAACGCTCGGGCCTCTTCGTAACCAGGGATGTCTGAGGCAAGCCACATATCATTCGTCATGGCAAATGCTCCCTGCTGCCCGGTTTTCCTATCTGTGCCGACCATCTGCATGGTCAGAATGGTTTCATGGGTGTCCAGTCCGCTGACCTGTTTTGTGGCCCCGGTATCGCGCAAGTTGATTTTGAACTGCACGTCTGTATCATTGGCGGCCTGTGGTTGTTCTCCCTTTTGTTGTGCCTGCTGCTCGCGCGCCTTTTGCGCGGCGCGTTCCATATTTTCCCGCATCTGCTGAAAGGTCATTACGGTGTAGGTGTGCTTCTGCAGGTCCACATTGGTGACCGTTTCCTTGTCCAGGTCTACGATTTCCATAGCGTATGGGCTGATCCGGGCCATACGGTTTTTCTGCACATAGATGGTGGAAACGATGGGTGCATTGGCCTGCTGGCGCATGCGTGAATTGAAGACACTGGCCATTTTCATCATGCCTAACATAGAGCCGCCAGTCATCTGGGTTGTTTCCTGGTACTGGAAGTCAGCATACGCAGTGAGAGGGAAGAGCGTGCCCAGCAATAGGGCGCCGTAAAGTTGTGCCTTCATAAGTTCCTTCCTTCAAGAGGAATTGAACGGGTCCGGGCAGGCGTGCAGGAGAAAAGGTCCTTCCCTGAAGCCGCAGTCGTCCATTCGGATAGGGAAGGGTCCGGCAAAATGGTTTCAGGCATTGCTTCGTGGTTTTGTTTCCTCTGCCGACTTGCTCCCCTTGGCCGTACCCGCTACTCTCATCCTGTGGGTTTTCAGGACTTTTGGGGGAACGAAGCCGCAGTGGGACAACTGCGGGCGGCCATTGCGCAGGGAAGGCTTCCTCACGCTCTGGTGCTTGCCGGACCGCGGGGAGCAGGCAAGTACACGCTGGCCCTGATGCTGGCGCAGGCAGCAAATTGTCTCCAGCCACGGGAAACCAATGGTCTGCCAGATTTTTGTGGATCCTGCCGCAACTGTACGCGGATTGCTGAGTCCATGCCACTGGAAACCCGCGTCGAGGAAGCGATTGCTGCCCGTGAAGAACTGCGCGAAGTAGATAAAAAGGAAACGCGCATCCTTGTCCAGACCCATCCCGATGTTCTCGTTGTTCCTCCCGATCCTCCGCAGCTGCTCATCAAGCTGGGGCAGGTCCGGACGGTCATCCGGGAGATTTACCGGATCCCCTCGGACGCAAGGCGTGCGTTCTATATCTTCACGAGTGCAGCATTCATGAAAGAGGCCGCAAATTCCCTGTTGAAGGTCCTCGAAGAGCCGCCGCCGCACGCAACCATCGTTCTGCTGGCGGAAAACCCCGGCGAATTATTGCCTACCATCCGGTCGCGTACCGGCCTTGTCCGTCTCCGGGCGCTTGACCTCAGAGAGATGGAGCAGCTTGTGGCCGATTGCCGTACCGATCTGCGCCCCGCACAACGCTCCTTAGTCGCACGTCTGGCGCAAGGAGCTGTTGGAGCCGCTCTGGGCTTTGATCTGGATCGATATCTGGCCTCCCGTCAGGACGCGATGACCCTCCTCCGTTTTGCAGTGATCGATCCGGACCACACGACCCTTTTCCGCATGACGGAAACATATCGAGCTGGGGCAGAAGGCCAGGGAAAAACAGAAGGAATGTTGCTGGCCTTCTCTGGATTACTGGAAGACATTCTGCTGGTCCAAAGTGGGCAACCCTCGCTGGTCCGCAACCAGGACATCCTGCCCGAATTGACGAGCATTGCCGGGAAGGTCCATTTTGAATGGCTGGAAAACGCAGCGCGGGCCGTCCAGCATGTGCGCTCAGGGATGCGGCGCAATCTGCTCCGCTCGCTCTCGCTCGATGCCTTTGCCGAACAGATTTGCAGTCGGTAAGGATTGCGGAATCATTTCATCGAAAAATTGTTTCTTCGTGACCCTATTTGGGTTACTCTTGATGTCAAGTTACTGCTTACAACTGTAATCTGAGGGATACTCTGTCTTTGAGGAGAAGGAATATCCATCCGGGGCGGAAGTAGCATCTCAATTTAAAAAACGCTGTACGGAAAAGATATGGCTGACGCACTTTCTTTACCGGATACGCGCAGGCTGCGTTCCGGAGATTCTGCCCTGGCTCCCGGAACAAGCAGCGCAAATGCGCCGTCTGACCCTGCAAGCCTTCCAGCGACTGGGCCAAGGAAGCTGGTTCGTCCTCCCTTGTCGGCCCGCGCGGGAACAGCCCCGTTCCCACGTCGCCGCCCTTCTCCTTTGCTGGCGCATCAGGAAATGCAGCCTGTACCCGAAGAAAGCTCCCATGCAGAGACCTTTTATTTGCAGAAGCAGATGCTGGCCCAGACGCCGATGGTCTTCGTACTGGAGGACGGGCAGCGCATTGAAGGCATCATCGAATGGTATGACAAGGACTGCATCAAGCTTCGGCCTCCAGCCCGGGTCCTCATTTATAAAGCGAGTATTAAGTACCTTTATAAAGAGCAAGAACAGAAAACCTGAGTGGCTGGCCTGCAGCAGGTTTGTTATGCCATGAATCATTCCTTTCCGCTGAACTTTCGACCTGGGCTACCGAAACTCCCCTTCCTGCACTCATACCTAGATAGCGATCCCCAGAGACGTTAAGGTTGAGAGATTCCTCCTAAGGCTGTTAATCTCCCTTTAGCGCATCTAAGTGATTGATTTCATTGGTGTAATTACATTTCTGAAAGTGCAC from Pseudacidobacterium ailaaui includes these protein-coding regions:
- a CDS encoding RNA chaperone Hfq, giving the protein MADALSLPDTRRLRSGDSALAPGTSSANAPSDPASLPATGPRKLVRPPLSARAGTAPFPRRRPSPLLAHQEMQPVPEESSHAETFYLQKQMLAQTPMVFVLEDGQRIEGIIEWYDKDCIKLRPPARVLIYKASIKYLYKEQEQKT
- a CDS encoding substrate-binding domain-containing protein, which encodes MAQQKIKRLYLIPILSKALDILELLEEEKRPITLEAIYQRSHISKTSVYRILKTFVHRGYVAQSADGSYRLVSRPKKMRFGFAGQSAEMPFSEAVTSSLRAAAAASGVELLVRDNRYDAETAIKNAREFVAEGVDLVIEFQIEEHVAPTIAHIISRAGIPLIAIDIPHPHACYFGVDNFQVGYEAGELLAQHAISKWKRKVDWVIGLDIAEAGGFVQSRITGAFEGIRSLLPDLPQEALIRLDGRGMRETSARVVADFFRRHQRADRILIAAATDTSALGALQATLDAQREKNVAIVGQDCIPEVLEEMKKPQSPIIASVSHEAHTYGPRLIQLGIAILRGHTVPPYNWVQHRMVTAKMVQEQQD
- a CDS encoding ATP-binding protein; the encoded protein is MVSGIASWFCFLCRLAPLGRTRYSHPVGFQDFWGNEAAVGQLRAAIAQGRLPHALVLAGPRGAGKYTLALMLAQAANCLQPRETNGLPDFCGSCRNCTRIAESMPLETRVEEAIAAREELREVDKKETRILVQTHPDVLVVPPDPPQLLIKLGQVRTVIREIYRIPSDARRAFYIFTSAAFMKEAANSLLKVLEEPPPHATIVLLAENPGELLPTIRSRTGLVRLRALDLREMEQLVADCRTDLRPAQRSLVARLAQGAVGAALGFDLDRYLASRQDAMTLLRFAVIDPDHTTLFRMTETYRAGAEGQGKTEGMLLAFSGLLEDILLVQSGQPSLVRNQDILPELTSIAGKVHFEWLENAARAVQHVRSGMRRNLLRSLSLDAFAEQICSR